One genomic window of Ignavibacteriales bacterium includes the following:
- a CDS encoding AMP-binding protein: MYNEINNRNEIVWDRWCRNADKNPDRDAIIHWVAGEEPFRWTFSNLIKTAESLSISLLENGIKRGDVCAIIIRHNKYLYPLYLAIDNVGAIPAILAYPNPRLHPDKFRQGIEGMSQRSGLDFILTEIELEPMIRPLVEKENSTIKGLFFPLEWNRERKLEGENHKKILEVHQSIKSTDPFLLQHSSGTTGLQKPVLLSHQAVLQHVEYYCESIKLNDEDKIVSWLPLYHDMGLIAAFHLPLAFGIPTIQIDTFEWVLIPSLLLEAISKEKGTVSWLPNFAYNLMADKILDEDLEGISLESWRLIINCSEPVRYESHQKFIKRFQQYGLKPQALSSCYAMAETTYAVTQTPPDVEPALLPVDRIELAKGKIKISKNGENARICVSSGKTIKGCEVRIVDETRNEVDEGIIGEIAIKSVSMFDGYRNYPDKTAEVLQNGWYYSGDYGFQNGDEFYIIGRKKDIIIVAGNNIYPEDIEDVVSKVEGIIPGRVIAFGEEDTEMGSEQISVIAETNKSNAAEQKKLKLEVIKAGMAIDVSIRNVYFVPPRWLIKSSAGKPSRKANKERILENAEEIKWS, encoded by the coding sequence ATGTATAATGAAATTAATAACCGGAATGAAATCGTTTGGGATAGGTGGTGCAGGAATGCAGATAAAAACCCAGATCGGGATGCAATTATCCATTGGGTTGCCGGTGAAGAACCATTCCGCTGGACTTTTTCAAATTTAATTAAAACAGCCGAAAGTCTTTCAATAAGTCTGTTGGAAAATGGAATTAAACGTGGTGATGTTTGCGCTATAATTATCCGGCACAATAAATACTTGTATCCTTTGTACCTTGCCATAGATAATGTTGGAGCCATCCCGGCTATACTTGCTTATCCAAATCCCCGTTTACATCCGGATAAATTCAGGCAGGGAATTGAAGGAATGTCTCAACGGTCTGGTCTTGATTTCATTTTAACTGAGATTGAACTGGAACCGATGATTCGCCCTTTAGTTGAAAAAGAAAACAGCACAATAAAAGGTTTATTTTTTCCGCTTGAATGGAATAGAGAAAGAAAACTGGAAGGTGAAAATCATAAAAAAATATTAGAAGTTCATCAATCAATTAAAAGCACTGATCCATTTCTGCTTCAGCATTCTTCCGGAACAACTGGATTACAAAAACCAGTTTTGCTTTCTCACCAGGCAGTTCTTCAGCATGTTGAGTATTATTGCGAATCAATTAAATTAAATGATGAAGATAAAATTGTTAGCTGGCTTCCGCTTTACCACGATATGGGTTTGATTGCAGCATTCCATCTTCCGCTTGCATTTGGAATTCCAACAATCCAGATTGATACTTTTGAGTGGGTTCTTATTCCCTCGCTTTTACTTGAGGCAATTTCGAAAGAAAAGGGAACAGTTTCCTGGCTTCCAAATTTTGCTTACAACCTAATGGCAGATAAAATTCTTGATGAAGATCTGGAAGGAATATCGTTGGAGAGCTGGCGGTTGATAATAAATTGTAGTGAACCTGTTCGTTATGAAAGTCATCAAAAATTTATAAAAAGATTTCAACAATATGGATTGAAACCACAAGCACTTTCATCTTGCTATGCAATGGCTGAAACTACTTATGCTGTTACACAAACTCCCCCGGATGTTGAACCCGCACTGCTTCCTGTTGACAGAATTGAATTAGCAAAAGGTAAAATAAAAATTTCAAAAAATGGTGAAAACGCAAGGATATGTGTTTCTTCCGGCAAAACAATTAAAGGTTGCGAAGTTAGAATTGTAGATGAAACTCGGAATGAAGTTGATGAAGGAATCATTGGCGAGATTGCCATTAAATCAGTTTCTATGTTTGATGGCTACCGTAATTATCCGGATAAAACCGCTGAAGTTTTACAGAATGGCTGGTATTACAGCGGAGATTACGGTTTCCAAAATGGAGATGAATTTTACATCATTGGAAGGAAGAAGGATATCATTATCGTTGCAGGAAATAATATCTATCCGGAAGATATTGAAGATGTAGTTAGTAAAGTTGAAGGAATTATTCCTGGCAGAGTAATAGCATTTGGTGAAGAAGATACCGAGATGGGAAGCGAACAGATTTCTGTTATAGCTGAAACAAATAAAAGTAATGCTGCTGAACAGAAAAAATTAAAACTGGAAGTTATTAAAGCTGGAATGGCAATCGATGTTTCAATAAGAAATGTTTACTTTGTTCCACCTCGCTGGTTGATAAAAAGCTCGGCGGGTAAACCAAGTAGAAAAGCAAACAAAGAAAGAATTTTAGAAAACGCAGAAGAAATAAAATGGAGTTAA
- a CDS encoding GDSL-type esterase/lipase family protein, translating to MKKIILIFIIIFCSLQSKLISKNNSDISEDTLLYKINKLYDLQLGMWETYKTKHASIVMFGNSITHGCSWNELLGRSDVVDRGIPSDNLVGYLARIDYIFRLHPRVCFIMGGINDIYGGFSLDDIYKNYIKLIDTLRSKKIVPVIQSTLYVSTKWHDASTKNLDVEKLNKLLQEYAIKNKILYLDLNSKLIDGKFLKDEFTYDGVHLTWRGYKIWGQELEKVLKMLGI from the coding sequence ATGAAAAAAATCATCTTAATCTTTATCATTATTTTTTGTTCCCTCCAATCAAAATTAATTTCTAAAAACAATAGTGATATTTCAGAAGACACGCTTCTGTACAAAATAAATAAACTCTACGACCTGCAATTAGGAATGTGGGAGACTTATAAAACCAAACATGCCTCAATAGTTATGTTCGGTAATTCAATTACACATGGATGCAGTTGGAATGAATTGCTTGGCAGAAGTGATGTAGTTGACCGAGGAATTCCAAGTGATAACCTGGTGGGATATTTAGCGCGTATTGATTATATCTTTCGCCTGCATCCCCGTGTTTGTTTTATTATGGGTGGAATCAATGATATCTATGGCGGTTTCTCTCTTGATGATATTTATAAAAATTATATTAAGCTGATTGATACTTTAAGATCAAAAAAAATTGTTCCGGTAATTCAATCTACACTTTACGTTTCAACAAAATGGCATGATGCGTCTACAAAAAATCTAGACGTAGAAAAGCTGAATAAGTTATTGCAGGAATATGCAATTAAAAATAAAATTTTGTACCTGGATCTTAATTCAAAATTGATCGATGGAAAATTCCTTAAAGACGAATTTACTTATGACGGAGTTCATTTAACCTGGCGCGGTTATAAAATTTGGGGGCAGGAATTAGAAAAAGTTTTAAAGATGCTCGGCATTTAA
- a CDS encoding ATP-dependent 6-phosphofructokinase, translating into MKIGMLTGGGDCPGLNPVIRAVVRKSILNGHEVIGYTEGWRGLLENKIVNLDLEAVSGILHRGGTILRSSRTNLYKIPEGEARVIKNLKDNGVDALVAIGGEDTLGVATKLYKAGVNVVGVPKTIDNDLNATDFTFGFDTAINIAMEAIDRLHTTAESHNRVMIVEVMGRHAGWIALYSGLAGGADVILIPEKPFKIHDVCDLIQKRHSRGKLFSIVVVSEGAKWDTTDDSDKDGSFVLSSMERDSFGHVRLGGIGNLLAAEIEKRTGFETRATILGHIQRGGSPTASDRVLATRFGVFAAELIDSKQFGMMASLRGNDIVAVPLADATSELKTVDDKLFQVAATFFG; encoded by the coding sequence ATGAAAATAGGCATGTTAACTGGTGGCGGAGATTGCCCTGGTTTGAATCCTGTCATTCGTGCAGTTGTTCGAAAATCAATTCTTAATGGACATGAAGTAATTGGTTATACGGAAGGTTGGAGGGGGTTGCTCGAAAATAAAATTGTCAATCTGGATTTAGAAGCAGTCTCTGGAATTTTACATCGTGGTGGAACAATTCTTCGTTCTTCCCGCACAAACTTGTACAAAATTCCAGAAGGTGAAGCAAGAGTTATTAAAAATCTTAAAGACAATGGTGTTGATGCTCTGGTTGCAATTGGTGGAGAAGATACACTCGGTGTAGCAACAAAATTATACAAAGCAGGTGTAAACGTTGTTGGCGTTCCCAAAACAATCGATAACGATTTAAATGCAACAGATTTTACATTTGGATTTGATACCGCAATTAATATAGCTATGGAAGCTATTGACCGATTACATACAACCGCAGAATCACATAATCGTGTTATGATAGTTGAAGTTATGGGAAGGCATGCTGGATGGATTGCTCTTTACTCTGGTTTAGCTGGTGGGGCTGATGTAATTCTTATTCCAGAAAAGCCTTTTAAAATCCACGATGTTTGCGATCTTATTCAGAAGAGACACTCAAGAGGGAAATTGTTCAGTATTGTAGTTGTGTCTGAAGGAGCTAAATGGGATACTACAGATGATAGTGATAAAGATGGTTCGTTTGTTTTAAGCAGTATGGAAAGAGACTCATTCGGTCACGTACGATTAGGTGGAATAGGTAACCTATTAGCTGCGGAAATTGAAAAGAGAACAGGCTTTGAAACAAGAGCTACAATCTTAGGTCATATCCAGAGAGGCGGCTCTCCAACTGCGTCGGACAGAGTTCTTGCAACAAGATTTGGTGTGTTTGCTGCCGAGTTGATTGATTCAAAACAATTTGGTATGATGGCTTCATTAAGAGGAAATGATATTGTTGCTGTTCCTCTTGCTGATGCTACAAGTGAATTAAAAACAGTTGATGATAAGTTGTTCCAGGTTGCAGCAACATTTTTTGGATAA